GCTGGCCACCATCCCCGGCTACGTGGAGCTGTTCCAGCAGACCTACGGGGCGGTCACCATGGACGCCGTCCAGGATGCCCTGGCCCTCTTCGAGGAGACCCTCGTCACCCCGGATTCCCGCTTCGATCGCTGGCTCTACGGCGATGACGCGGCCATCACGCCGCTGGAGCTGGAGGGTTACAGGCTGTTCAAGGAGAAAGGCTGCGCCACCTGTCACAACGGCATCGCCGTGGGCGGTTCCATGTACCAGAAGATGGGCCTGAAGAAGCCCTATCGGGACACGGGCCTGGGCCGCTTCAATGTCACCAAGAACGAGGCGGACATGTTCGTGTTCAAGGTGCCCGTGCTGCGCAACATCGAGCTCACCTACCCCTACTTCCACGACGGCAGCGTGTGGGATCTGAAGGAGGCGGTGCTGCTCATGGCCGACATCCAGTTGGGAATCCCGGTCTCCGGCGAGGAGGCG
The bacterium DNA segment above includes these coding regions:
- a CDS encoding c-type cytochrome: MGGSMYQKMGLKKPYRDTGLGRFNVTKNEADMFVFKVPVLRNIELTYPYFHDGSVWDLKEAVLLMADIQLGIPVSGEEADKIVAFLKTLTGRQPEVLIPALPPSAPNTPRPDRAL